The Astyanax mexicanus isolate ESR-SI-001 chromosome 7, AstMex3_surface, whole genome shotgun sequence genome has a window encoding:
- the flrt3 gene encoding leucine-rich repeat transmembrane protein FLRT3, with the protein MACQYKSFFVFFIRAGLLLGLANPLVTSASCPSQCRCDGTFIYCNDRELTSIPSGIPEDATVLFLQNNRIKSAGIPTDLRRLNSVEKIYLYCNNLDEFPTNLPLNVKELHLQENNIRTITHASLAQIPFIEELHLDDNSVSAVSIEEGAFRDSNHLRLLFLSRNHLSTIPSGLPMTIEELRFDDNRISSISELSLQDLVNLKRLVLDGNLLNNRGIGEMAFVNLINLTELSLVRNSLTYPPANLPGSSLEKLQLQDNHIDRVPAGAFAFLRQLYRLDLSGNKLTSLPMGVFDDLDNLTQLLLRNNPWHCNCRMKWVRDWLRLLPAKVNVRGFMCQGPDKVKGMAIKDLATELFDCSDTEVSPTYETSTVSNTLPPSRPQWPIYVTKRPVIKGPDFGKNYRSTTPLSRKIITISVKSSSPDAVHISWRVSQPMTALRLSWLKLGHSPAFGSITETIVQGDRTEYLLTALEPESSYRICMVPMETSNIYLSDETPVCIETETGSLKAYNPTTTLNREQEKEPYKNSSLPLAAIIGGAVALLAMIMLALVCWYVHRNGSLFSRNCTYNKGRRRKDDYAEAGTKKDNSILEIREASFQMIPINHMPVSKEEFVIHTIFPPNGLNLYKSPHSENSLNNRSYRDSGIPDSDHSHS; encoded by the coding sequence ATGGCATGCCAATACAAGTccttcttcgtcttcttcatcAGAGCCGGGCTTCTCCTGGGCCTCGCCAATCCACTGGTGACCTCAGCCTCCTGTCCATCACAGTGCCGCTGTGACGGGACTTTCATCTACTGCAACGACCGAGAGCTGACTTCCATCCCTTCAGGAATCCCGGAGGACGCCACGGTCCTCTTCCTGCAGAACAACCGCATTAAGAGCGCAGGCATCCCCACCGATCTGCGGCGGCTCAACAGCGTGGAGAAAATCTACCTGTACTGCAACAACCTGGACGAGTTTCCCACCAACCTTCCGCTGAATGTCAAGGAACTCCACCTGCAGGAGAACAATATCAGGACTATCACTCATGCTTCTCTGGCACAGATTCCCTTCATTGAGGAATTACACCTGGACGACAACTCTGTGTCAGCCGTCAGCATCGAGGAGGGGGCATTCCGGGACAGCAACCATTTGAGGTTGCTCTTCCTTTCACGCAATCACTTGAGCACCATCCCCTCGGGTCTGCCCATGACCATCGAGGAGCTTCGCTTCGATGACAACCGCATCTCCTCCATTTCCGAGTTGTCCCTGCAGGATCTGGTGAACCTGAAACGCCTGGTTCTGGACGGCAACCTCCTGAACAACAGGGGCATTGGGGAAATGGCCTTTGTGAATTTGATCAACTTGACTGAGCTCTCACTGGTGCGGAACTCCCTCACATACCCACCTGCCAACTTGCCCGGCAGCAGTCTTGAGAAGTTACAGCTTCAGGACAACCACATAGACCGGGTGCCAGCAGGTGCCTTTGCTTTCCTGCGACAGCTGTACCGCCTGGATCTGTCAGGCAACAAATTGACCAGCCTGCCTATGGGGGTCTTTGATGACCTAGATAACCTGACCCAGCTGCTGCTGCGCAACAACCCATGGCACTGCAACTGCAGAATGAAGTGGGTGAGGGACTGGCTGCGCTTGTTGCCAGCTAAGGTTAATGTGCGGGGCTTCATGTGCCAAGGCCCTGATAAGGTCAAAGGAATGGCCATCAAGGATCTAGCTACGGAGCTTTTCGATTGTTCCGACACGGAGGTCTCGCCTACATACGAGACCAGCACCGTATCCAACACACTGCCACCTTCTCGACCTCAGTGGCCGATATACGTGACTAAAAGACCAGTGATTAAAGGTCCAGATTTTGGTAAGAACTATCGCAGCACTACACCACTGAGTCGAAAGATCATCACGATAAGCGTCAAATCCAGTAGTCCGGACGCGGTGCACATATCCTGGAGGGTCTCTCAACCCATGACCGCCTTGCGCCTCAGCTGGTTAAAGCTTGGGCACAGTCCGGCGTTCGGATCCATCACAGAGACCATCGTACAAGGGGACAGAACGGAGTACCTGCTTACAGCCTTGGAGCCAGAGTCCTCCTATCGGATATGCATGGTCCCTATGGAGACCAGCAACATTTACCTTTCGGACGAGACGCCCGTTTGCATAGAGACGGAAACCGGCTCCTTAAAGGCGTACAACCCCACCACGACCTTGAACCGGGAGCAAGAGAAGGAGCCTTACAAAAATTCTAGTTTGCCTTTAGCTGCTATCATCGGAGGAGCCGTGGCACTTTTGGCCATGATCATGCTGGCGCTGGTGTGCTGGTACGTCCACAGGAATGGTTCTTTGTTTTCCAGGAATTGCACGTACAACAAAGGGCGCAGGAGGAAGGATGACTACGCTGAGGCCGGGACAAAGAAGGACAACTCCATCTTGGAGATTAGAGAGGCCTCTTTTCAAATGATACCCATAAATCACATGCCCGTGTCCAAGGAAGAGTTTGTGATACACACAATTTTCCCTCCTAATGGTTTAAACCTTTACAAGAGTCCGCACAGTGAAAACAGTCTCAACAACAGAAGCTACAGAGACAGTGGAATACCAGATTCAGACCACTCCCATTCATga